One Tenuifilum sp. 4138str genomic region harbors:
- the pyrE gene encoding orotate phosphoribosyltransferase codes for MDSKVIANKLLQINAIKLNPANPFTWASGWKSPIYCDNRKTLSFPEVRNAICDGFVKVIKERYPQVEVIAGVATGAIAHGMLVADRLNLPFIYVRSAPKSHGLANQIEGDYKPGQRVVVIEDLISTGMSSLAAVDALRDAHCEVLGLLAIFSYQFDQAVSGFAKAGVEFATLSNYSVLIEAALEQGSITPTELELLKSWRQNPEEWGRR; via the coding sequence ATGGATAGCAAAGTTATAGCCAATAAATTACTGCAAATAAACGCAATAAAGCTTAATCCTGCAAATCCGTTTACTTGGGCATCGGGATGGAAATCGCCCATTTACTGCGATAACCGAAAAACATTATCGTTTCCGGAGGTTCGCAATGCCATTTGCGATGGCTTTGTAAAGGTAATAAAGGAGAGGTATCCTCAGGTTGAGGTTATTGCCGGAGTTGCCACCGGAGCCATTGCCCATGGAATGCTTGTAGCCGACAGGCTAAATCTACCTTTTATTTACGTCCGTTCAGCGCCCAAATCGCATGGTTTGGCAAATCAAATCGAAGGCGATTATAAACCCGGCCAAAGGGTAGTGGTAATTGAAGACTTAATATCAACCGGAATGAGCAGCCTTGCTGCTGTTGATGCTCTTCGCGATGCACATTGTGAGGTTCTTGGCTTGCTGGCCATTTTTTCGTATCAGTTCGATCAGGCAGTAAGTGGCTTTGCTAAAGCCGGTGTTGAGTTTGCAACACTATCGAACTACTCAGTGTTAATTGAGGCAGCATTAGAACAGGGTAGCATTACTCCAACAGAACTTGAGTTGCTTAAAAGTTGGAGACAAAACCCTGAAGAGTGGGGAAGGCGTTGA
- a CDS encoding type B 50S ribosomal protein L31: protein MKKGIHPENYRLVAFKDMSNEHVFITKSAVNTKDTITIDGVEYPLVKVEISNTSHPFYTGKVKLVDTAGRVDKFMNRYKKHMDNKK from the coding sequence ATGAAAAAGGGAATACATCCGGAAAATTACCGTCTGGTGGCATTCAAGGACATGTCCAATGAGCATGTATTTATCACCAAGTCGGCTGTGAACACCAAGGACACTATTACTATCGATGGAGTTGAGTATCCTTTGGTAAAGGTTGAAATTTCGAACACTTCACACCCATTCTACACCGGTAAAGTTAAGTTGGTTGACACCGCCGGTCGTGTGGATAAGTTCATGAACCGCTACAAAAAGCACATGGATAATAAAAAGTAA
- a CDS encoding TlpA family protein disulfide reductase: MAKLRFLLLFLLLFIGVECKIGAQEAMIFGNAAEYKGSDIIFYTYSDYITETEYEVGRCKVERDGKFSAKLKVLETSFVFAHLGVYRIYFFAEPGKRYELVLPPREDKTEAQRLNPFFRETDLQVGIKNVDRNDINFLINAFDLRFNQDFDQIVQDAYRGRQHNIDSLITRIEEKFAGTGNRFFDAYREYRYGLLRQITFIKKSTATSKELFLNRPILYRNPAYMELFNLVYDKYFLFFSRTSQGNAIFDDISRYKSLGRLKRTLATDDVLSNDTLMEMVILKSLHDEFFSDNFSRSALLTILDSIYRTTTIPEHVIVAENIRNRITKLLPGFVPAPFSLNDVNGREVSLDRFKGKYVYLNFCTTTSYTCLKEFVQLEKISKQYKKHLEVVTISADDNIDDLKSFLENSKYDWTFLHFGNKPEILKDYDIRVYPTYFLIGPDRKMILSPAPSPEEGFERRFFQLLRSKGEI, from the coding sequence ATGGCTAAATTGAGGTTTCTTTTATTATTCTTACTGCTGTTTATTGGCGTAGAGTGTAAAATCGGTGCCCAGGAGGCCATGATTTTTGGCAATGCTGCTGAATACAAGGGCTCCGATATCATATTTTATACCTATTCCGATTACATAACTGAAACCGAATACGAGGTTGGTAGGTGTAAGGTTGAGCGCGATGGCAAGTTTAGCGCAAAGCTTAAAGTGCTTGAAACCAGCTTTGTTTTTGCCCACCTTGGAGTTTATAGGATTTATTTCTTTGCCGAGCCTGGTAAACGGTATGAGCTAGTGCTTCCCCCACGCGAGGATAAAACCGAGGCACAACGACTCAATCCTTTTTTCCGTGAAACCGATTTGCAGGTGGGCATAAAAAATGTTGATAGGAACGATATCAACTTCCTGATAAATGCATTCGACTTGCGCTTCAACCAAGATTTTGATCAGATTGTGCAGGATGCATACCGTGGCCGTCAGCATAATATCGATTCGTTAATAACCAGAATTGAGGAAAAGTTTGCCGGAACCGGCAACCGGTTTTTCGATGCTTACCGTGAGTACAGGTACGGTTTGCTCAGGCAAATCACCTTCATAAAAAAATCTACTGCCACATCAAAAGAGCTGTTTCTGAATAGGCCTATACTGTACCGTAACCCGGCATACATGGAATTGTTCAACCTGGTTTACGACAAGTACTTTTTGTTCTTTTCAAGAACATCGCAGGGGAATGCCATTTTTGATGATATTTCGCGCTACAAGAGTTTGGGCAGGCTTAAGCGTACCCTTGCCACCGACGATGTGCTTAGTAACGATACCCTGATGGAGATGGTAATTCTTAAATCGTTGCATGATGAGTTTTTCAGCGATAATTTCTCCCGATCGGCTCTGCTTACCATTCTTGACTCCATTTACAGAACCACCACCATACCGGAACATGTGATAGTTGCGGAGAATATCAGGAACAGGATTACCAAGCTTTTACCGGGTTTTGTTCCTGCACCTTTTTCGCTCAACGATGTTAATGGTCGCGAGGTTTCGCTTGATAGATTCAAGGGTAAGTATGTTTACCTGAACTTTTGCACCACTACAAGCTACACTTGTTTAAAGGAGTTTGTTCAGCTTGAAAAAATAAGCAAGCAGTACAAGAAGCATCTGGAGGTTGTCACCATATCAGCCGACGATAATATCGATGATTTAAAAAGTTTTTTGGAAAACAGTAAGTACGATTGGACATTCCTACACTTTGGGAATAAACCGGAAATACTCAAGGATTACGATATACGTGTATATCCAACGTATTTTTTGATTGGGCCTGACCGGAAAATGATTCTTTCACCAGCGCCTTCGCCCGAGGAGGGCTTTGAACGCCGATTCTTTCAATTGCTCCGAAGCAAAGGAGAAATTTAG
- a CDS encoding dipeptidase has translation MDTIKAYIEENKQRFLDELFGLLRIPSISSISEHKPDMVRAAEYWRETLLKAGADRAEVMPTPGNPVVYGEKIIDPKLPTVLVYAHYDVMPVDPIELWKSQPFEPEIRDGKIFARGADDDKGQGFMHAKAFELMVKTNTLPCNVKFMIEGEEEIGSPNLGKWCQDNKEMLKADVILVSDTSMIGKDVPSITTGLRGLAYVEVEVTGPNRDLHSGLFGGAVANPANILAKMIASLHDENNRVTIPGFYDDVLEVSPEERADMARAPFNLDDYKKALDIDDIHGEAGYTTMERTGIRPTLDVNGIWGGYIGEGAKTVLPSKAYAKISMRLVPNQNHEKIAQLFKKHFESIAPKSVKVKVTPHHGGQGYVAPTNTPAYRAASRAIEDVYGIKPVPFRSGGSIPIISTFEQVLGIKSILLGFGLESDAIHSPNENYPLEQFFKGIEVIPRFYKYFSEK, from the coding sequence ATGGATACAATCAAAGCCTACATCGAGGAGAACAAACAACGTTTTCTCGACGAGCTTTTCGGGCTGCTCCGAATTCCATCCATCAGCTCAATCTCGGAACACAAACCCGACATGGTTAGGGCAGCAGAATACTGGCGCGAAACGCTACTCAAAGCCGGAGCCGACAGGGCTGAGGTAATGCCAACTCCGGGCAATCCGGTGGTGTACGGCGAAAAAATTATCGATCCAAAACTCCCAACCGTTTTGGTTTATGCCCATTACGATGTAATGCCGGTTGACCCAATAGAGCTTTGGAAATCGCAACCCTTTGAACCCGAAATTCGCGATGGCAAAATATTTGCCCGTGGTGCCGATGACGATAAGGGACAAGGCTTTATGCATGCTAAAGCCTTTGAGCTGATGGTTAAAACCAACACCCTGCCCTGTAACGTTAAATTCATGATTGAGGGTGAGGAAGAGATTGGTTCACCAAACCTTGGTAAGTGGTGCCAGGATAACAAGGAGATGCTAAAAGCTGATGTTATTCTGGTTTCCGATACATCAATGATAGGGAAAGACGTCCCATCAATTACAACCGGGCTTAGGGGATTAGCGTATGTTGAGGTTGAGGTTACCGGACCAAACCGCGACCTTCACTCGGGGCTCTTTGGCGGAGCCGTTGCCAACCCCGCAAACATCCTTGCCAAAATGATAGCCTCGCTCCACGACGAGAATAATCGCGTTACCATTCCCGGTTTTTACGACGATGTGTTGGAGGTGAGCCCCGAAGAACGCGCCGATATGGCTCGTGCTCCTTTTAATCTTGACGATTACAAGAAAGCTCTGGATATTGATGATATCCATGGCGAAGCCGGATATACTACCATGGAGCGCACAGGAATTCGCCCCACGCTTGATGTAAATGGCATTTGGGGAGGATATATTGGCGAGGGAGCTAAAACCGTTCTTCCCTCCAAGGCTTACGCTAAAATATCGATGCGACTGGTACCCAACCAGAACCACGAGAAAATTGCTCAACTTTTCAAAAAGCATTTTGAGTCAATTGCTCCAAAATCAGTAAAAGTAAAGGTTACCCCACACCATGGCGGACAGGGGTATGTAGCTCCCACAAACACTCCTGCCTATAGGGCTGCCAGTAGGGCTATTGAGGATGTTTACGGCATTAAACCGGTTCCTTTCCGCAGCGGGGGCAGCATTCCTATTATAAGCACTTTTGAGCAAGTGCTTGGAATCAAATCAATCCTTCTTGGTTTTGGGCTTGAGTCCGATGCCATCCACTCACCAAACGAGAACTATCCACTTGAACAATTTTTCAAAGGAATTGAAGTTATACCCCGATTCTACAAATATTTTAGCGAAAAGTAG
- a CDS encoding GlmU family protein, which produces MINTIVLFDDQRRDDLLPLTFTRPVAEIRMGILTISQKWSMLTGASVHYLTQDYLQAKYPNAPKGEPVLFVNGGVCPDGNLVDKIRALKPNQAIVKGDTLIVAMLNSTVDTLPAAGLFEMTFEYPDDILEVKYPWDIFRNNGEALVRDYSLITKGRKSQPISTTNTVLNPENVFIEEGARVECAILNAETGPIYIGKDAEVMEGSIVRGPFALGEHSALKMGAKIYGPTTVGPYCKVGGEVNNSVFFAFSNKAHDGFIGNSVIGEWCNLGADTNNSNLKNNYASVKLWNYRKKGFVDTGLQFCGLIMGDHSKCGINTMFNTGTVVGVSANIFGDGFPRNFIPCFSWGGAAGFTTYQPQKAFETARIMMSRRDLPFTDIDKEILLKVFELTQEYRMY; this is translated from the coding sequence ATGATTAACACCATAGTTCTTTTTGATGACCAAAGGCGCGACGATTTACTGCCTTTAACCTTTACCCGTCCGGTGGCTGAAATCCGCATGGGTATTCTTACCATATCCCAAAAGTGGTCAATGCTGACCGGGGCATCGGTTCACTATTTAACGCAGGATTACCTTCAGGCCAAATATCCAAATGCCCCTAAAGGGGAACCTGTTTTGTTTGTAAATGGAGGTGTTTGCCCCGATGGCAATTTGGTTGATAAAATAAGAGCGCTCAAGCCTAACCAGGCAATTGTTAAGGGCGACACGCTTATAGTGGCAATGCTTAATAGCACAGTGGACACTTTACCCGCAGCAGGCTTGTTTGAGATGACGTTTGAGTATCCGGATGATATTCTCGAGGTCAAGTATCCCTGGGATATTTTCCGAAACAATGGCGAAGCCCTGGTTCGCGATTATAGCCTTATCACTAAGGGGCGGAAGTCGCAACCAATTTCAACTACCAATACTGTTTTAAACCCTGAGAATGTTTTTATTGAGGAGGGTGCTCGCGTGGAGTGCGCAATTCTTAATGCCGAAACTGGTCCGATATACATAGGGAAGGATGCCGAAGTAATGGAGGGTTCCATAGTGCGTGGCCCGTTTGCCCTTGGTGAGCATTCAGCGCTGAAAATGGGTGCAAAAATATATGGCCCAACCACCGTTGGCCCATACTGCAAGGTTGGCGGCGAGGTTAATAACAGCGTGTTTTTTGCTTTTTCAAACAAGGCTCACGATGGTTTTATCGGTAATTCGGTAATAGGAGAATGGTGTAATCTGGGCGCCGATACCAATAACTCAAACCTCAAAAACAATTACGCTTCTGTAAAGCTTTGGAACTACCGAAAAAAGGGATTTGTTGATACCGGATTGCAGTTCTGTGGGCTAATAATGGGCGACCATTCAAAATGTGGCATAAATACTATGTTTAATACCGGCACAGTGGTTGGTGTAAGTGCCAACATTTTTGGCGATGGTTTCCCCCGAAATTTTATCCCTTGCTTTTCATGGGGAGGGGCAGCCGGCTTTACAACCTATCAACCCCAAAAAGCTTTTGAAACCGCCCGGATTATGATGTCGCGTCGCGATTTGCCTTTTACCGATATCGACAAGGAAATCCTACTTAAGGTTTTTGAGCTAACTCAAGAATACAGGATGTATTAA
- the coaD gene encoding pantetheine-phosphate adenylyltransferase, whose product MEKVALFPGSFDPITVGHESIVYRSLSLFDKVIVAIGYNANKKAFFSIEKRIAMIQKVFAQEPRVQVISYEGLTVDLCNRLGVRYILRGLRTSADFEFERAIAQVNKLMHPNIETVFMLTAPQHTPVNSTIIRDILLHNGDPSQFIPSAINIKDYL is encoded by the coding sequence ATGGAAAAAGTTGCCCTGTTTCCGGGTTCGTTCGATCCTATTACAGTCGGTCACGAATCAATTGTTTACCGATCATTATCCCTTTTCGACAAGGTGATAGTTGCTATTGGCTATAACGCCAATAAAAAGGCTTTTTTCAGCATTGAAAAAAGGATTGCCATGATCCAAAAGGTGTTTGCTCAGGAGCCACGCGTTCAGGTGATTAGCTACGAGGGCCTTACCGTAGATCTTTGCAATAGGCTTGGCGTTCGGTACATCCTGCGGGGACTACGTACTTCAGCCGACTTTGAGTTTGAACGTGCCATAGCGCAGGTAAATAAGCTAATGCATCCAAATATTGAAACGGTATTCATGCTTACTGCACCCCAGCACACACCCGTTAACTCAACCATTATCCGCGATATTCTTTTGCATAATGGCGACCCATCGCAGTTTATCCCATCAGCCATTAACATCAAGGATTATCTTTAA
- the lon gene encoding endopeptidase La, with amino-acid sequence MKKKFGLSILNQQMDDTNDSEVNFIPILAEGEVPEVKKADIPDVLPIMALRNTVLFPGVLMPITVGREKSLNLIASLPPKKKIIGVLSQVDARVEDPSSGDLFKVGTIAQVIKVLELPDGNSSVILQGLSRFRVDQFVSEEPYFMARVLELAELLPSEDDTEFIALTESIRDLTIRIIHLSPNLPKEASFAIKNIDNPKMLVNFISANSDIKTDEKQALLEEHDLKRRAEQLLRILTRELQMLELKHDIQNKVKHDLDQQQREYFLQQQMKTIQDELGGNPIEQEINELKERAKAKKWSKEVAEHFDKEVNKLNRMNPMAGEYSVQLNYVQLLLDLPWNEYTNDNFNLDHAKNILDEDHFGLEQVKERILEHLAVLKLKGDLKAPILCLYGPPGVGKTSLGKSVARALGRKYARISLGGMHDEAEIRGHRKTYIGAMPGRIIQSLKKVKSSNPVIILDEIDKVGKDFHGDPASALLEVLDPEQNSTFHDNFVEVEYDLSKVLFITTANTVATINPALRDRMEMIEVSGYSLEEKVEIAKRHLLPNQLKEHGLNSDALELSDKVLAKVIQEYTRESGVRNLNQKIAKLVRYAARMIASEQKYNPKLTNKDVEKILGVPRYTKELYQGNDIAGVVTGLAWTEVGGEILFVETSLSRGKGNLTLTGNLGEVMKESAILALEYIKSHADYLGIKHEVFEKWNVHIHVPEGAIPKDGPSAGITMVTSLASAFTQRKVRANLAMTGEITLRGKVLPVGGIKEKILAAKRANITDIILSAENRKDVSEIDAAYVKGLKFHYVSNIHEVLDLALLNEKVDKPMNID; translated from the coding sequence ATGAAGAAAAAGTTTGGACTATCAATACTAAATCAGCAAATGGACGATACTAACGATTCAGAAGTAAACTTTATACCCATTTTGGCAGAGGGCGAAGTGCCCGAGGTCAAAAAGGCAGATATCCCCGATGTGCTACCCATAATGGCATTGCGTAACACTGTTCTCTTTCCCGGTGTATTGATGCCAATTACCGTTGGGCGGGAGAAATCGCTAAACCTAATTGCAAGTCTACCACCAAAAAAGAAAATAATTGGAGTGCTCTCGCAGGTCGATGCCCGTGTTGAGGATCCCTCATCAGGCGATCTATTTAAGGTTGGCACCATTGCTCAGGTTATTAAGGTGCTTGAACTGCCCGATGGCAACTCGTCAGTTATACTTCAGGGATTATCGCGATTCCGTGTCGACCAATTTGTAAGTGAGGAGCCCTACTTTATGGCTCGCGTTTTGGAACTGGCTGAGCTTTTACCAAGCGAGGACGATACAGAGTTCATAGCCTTAACCGAGTCAATAAGGGATCTCACCATTCGAATAATACATCTTTCGCCAAATCTACCCAAGGAGGCTTCGTTTGCAATAAAGAATATTGATAACCCCAAAATGCTTGTGAATTTTATATCGGCAAATAGCGATATTAAGACTGATGAAAAACAAGCATTGCTTGAAGAGCACGACCTTAAGAGACGGGCTGAGCAGCTGCTGCGAATATTAACCCGTGAGCTGCAAATGCTTGAGTTGAAACACGATATTCAGAACAAGGTTAAGCACGATCTTGACCAGCAGCAGCGTGAGTATTTCCTTCAGCAGCAGATGAAAACCATTCAGGATGAGCTCGGAGGAAACCCCATTGAGCAGGAGATAAATGAGCTCAAGGAGCGCGCTAAGGCCAAAAAGTGGAGTAAAGAGGTTGCTGAACATTTTGATAAGGAGGTCAACAAGCTCAACCGTATGAACCCCATGGCTGGGGAGTATTCGGTTCAGCTGAACTACGTTCAGCTATTGCTCGACTTGCCGTGGAATGAGTACACCAATGACAATTTCAACCTTGATCATGCCAAAAACATTCTCGATGAAGACCACTTTGGCCTTGAGCAGGTAAAGGAGCGTATCCTGGAGCATTTGGCTGTGCTCAAGCTTAAAGGCGACTTAAAGGCGCCAATCCTATGCTTATACGGACCTCCGGGAGTGGGTAAAACCTCGCTTGGCAAGTCGGTTGCCAGAGCGTTGGGTCGAAAGTATGCTCGTATCTCGTTAGGTGGAATGCACGATGAGGCTGAGATTCGTGGTCACCGCAAAACGTACATTGGCGCCATGCCCGGCCGCATAATTCAAAGCCTGAAAAAGGTAAAATCGTCAAATCCTGTCATCATCCTCGATGAGATTGATAAGGTGGGTAAAGATTTCCATGGCGATCCCGCTTCGGCTTTGCTGGAAGTGCTCGACCCCGAGCAGAATAGCACATTCCACGATAACTTTGTGGAGGTGGAATATGATCTTTCAAAGGTGCTGTTTATTACCACTGCCAATACCGTGGCTACCATAAACCCTGCGCTACGCGACCGTATGGAAATGATTGAGGTTAGCGGGTACAGCTTGGAGGAAAAGGTAGAGATTGCTAAGCGCCATTTGCTGCCCAACCAGCTCAAGGAGCATGGCTTGAATAGTGATGCCTTGGAGTTGAGCGATAAAGTATTGGCAAAGGTAATTCAGGAATACACCCGGGAGAGCGGCGTTCGAAACCTGAACCAGAAAATTGCAAAGCTGGTTCGCTATGCTGCCCGCATGATTGCCTCGGAGCAAAAGTATAATCCCAAGCTAACCAATAAGGATGTTGAAAAGATTCTTGGAGTTCCGCGCTATACAAAGGAACTTTACCAAGGCAACGATATTGCTGGTGTTGTTACCGGTCTGGCTTGGACTGAAGTTGGTGGCGAAATCCTTTTTGTGGAAACCAGTCTTAGCCGCGGTAAGGGTAATCTCACCCTAACGGGTAATCTGGGCGAGGTAATGAAAGAGTCGGCCATTCTGGCCCTTGAATATATAAAATCGCACGCCGATTATCTTGGAATTAAACATGAGGTTTTTGAGAAATGGAATGTACACATCCATGTACCCGAAGGGGCAATCCCAAAGGATGGGCCTTCGGCTGGTATTACAATGGTGACCTCACTGGCATCGGCATTTACCCAGCGTAAAGTTAGGGCAAACTTAGCAATGACTGGGGAGATAACACTTAGAGGCAAGGTGCTGCCAGTAGGTGGTATCAAGGAGAAAATACTTGCCGCTAAACGTGCCAACATTACCGATATCATTCTTTCGGCTGAGAATCGCAAGGATGTTTCCGAGATTGATGCTGCATACGTTAAAGGGTTGAAATTCCATTACGTTAGCAACATCCACGAGGTGCTTGATTTAGCTTTGCTAAACGAGAAGGTCGATAAACCTATGAATATTGATTAG
- a CDS encoding Bax inhibitor-1/YccA family protein, with amino-acid sequence MNLTKSSNPALSDRIFSKAGFASGAEVMTLQGTLNKALLMLALVILGAAYTWRIFFESVNPASVVPWMLVGGIGGFITSLVVIFAPKTSPYTAPVYALLEGIFLGGISAYFASSYGAGIIMQAIGLTLAVFFLMLLAYRSGTIRATGKFKVMVLAATGAIALTYFISFVLSFFGISLGFIHGSGTFGIIFSLIVVGVAALNIIIDLDFIDRASASGAPKFMEWYGAFGLMVTLIWLYIEILKLLAKLNRRN; translated from the coding sequence ATGAACTTAACTAAATCGTCAAATCCTGCCCTATCGGACAGGATATTTTCAAAAGCTGGTTTTGCTTCGGGTGCTGAGGTAATGACACTTCAGGGAACTTTGAATAAGGCATTGCTGATGCTTGCGCTGGTAATTCTGGGGGCAGCTTATACCTGGCGTATCTTTTTTGAGAGTGTCAACCCCGCATCGGTTGTTCCGTGGATGTTGGTTGGAGGAATAGGCGGTTTTATTACATCGCTGGTGGTGATATTTGCGCCCAAAACGTCACCTTACACTGCTCCGGTTTATGCTTTGCTTGAGGGGATTTTCCTTGGTGGAATATCGGCCTACTTTGCATCATCGTATGGTGCTGGTATAATAATGCAGGCAATTGGGTTAACCCTAGCCGTTTTCTTCCTGATGCTATTGGCTTACCGCAGCGGAACAATCAGAGCTACAGGAAAATTTAAGGTGATGGTTTTAGCAGCCACTGGCGCTATTGCATTAACCTACTTTATTTCCTTTGTACTCAGTTTCTTTGGCATAAGCTTGGGTTTTATTCATGGTAGCGGAACCTTTGGAATCATCTTTAGCCTAATAGTGGTTGGTGTTGCAGCGCTAAATATTATTATCGATCTCGATTTTATTGATAGGGCTTCAGCATCGGGTGCACCCAAGTTCATGGAGTGGTATGGAGCATTTGGCTTGATGGTTACCCTTATCTGGCTTTACATTGAAATTCTTAAACTGCTTGCCAAGCTGAACAGGCGAAATTAA
- a CDS encoding NUDIX hydrolase, whose protein sequence is MTLNYTIFFYNRKFIITSDPQEVLIADSTFFCWGDTKPEDISKLIDFFQSHTEVSTLFACSSDPKTTMKHFTNSFNHIEAAGGVVCNDKNEILLIKRFGRWDLPKGKVEPNEPIPDAALREVSEETGVKGITLGKQITTTYHTYTLNGKQMLKSTHWFNMYTTKCDNLKPQTEEGIEQVKWVKRSDIFVYLADSYSSLISVLKELD, encoded by the coding sequence ATGACCTTGAATTATACCATTTTCTTTTACAATCGCAAATTTATTATCACTTCGGACCCCCAAGAAGTGCTCATAGCCGACTCTACATTTTTCTGTTGGGGCGACACTAAGCCCGAAGACATTTCAAAGTTAATCGATTTTTTCCAAAGCCATACCGAGGTGTCCACACTTTTTGCCTGCTCCTCCGATCCCAAAACAACAATGAAACATTTCACTAACAGCTTTAACCACATTGAGGCAGCCGGTGGAGTTGTATGCAATGACAAGAATGAGATTCTACTCATTAAGCGTTTTGGCCGCTGGGATTTGCCCAAAGGCAAGGTAGAGCCTAACGAACCAATTCCTGATGCTGCTTTACGCGAAGTTAGCGAGGAAACCGGGGTAAAAGGCATTACTCTTGGAAAGCAAATTACAACAACCTACCACACCTATACTTTAAATGGCAAGCAAATGCTAAAATCCACGCATTGGTTTAATATGTACACTACTAAATGCGATAATCTAAAACCCCAAACCGAAGAGGGAATAGAACAGGTAAAGTGGGTTAAGCGTTCCGATATCTTTGTATACCTTGCCGATAGCTACTCAAGCCTGATCTCTGTTCTCAAGGAGTTGGACTAA
- a CDS encoding DUF3109 family protein, translating to MMIEIDNKVVSSEILEQRFCCNLPRCLGKCCVHGDSGAPLTPNEALTLEQILDKVKPYMTPQGIATVQEQGVALTDSDGDLVTPLNDGKECAFTVFENGIATCAIEKAWNNGIVDFRKPISCHLYPIRVKEYSTFTAINYHQWDVCAPARELGEQIDLPVYRFLKDAIIRAYGKEFYGQLEDAAKLLSLRTE from the coding sequence ATGATGATAGAAATAGACAACAAGGTGGTAAGCAGCGAGATCCTGGAACAACGGTTTTGCTGCAACCTGCCGCGTTGTTTAGGGAAATGCTGTGTTCACGGCGACTCCGGTGCACCCTTAACACCCAACGAAGCTCTTACCCTTGAGCAAATCCTCGATAAGGTTAAACCCTACATGACACCCCAGGGTATTGCTACCGTTCAGGAGCAAGGAGTTGCCCTTACCGATAGCGATGGCGATTTGGTTACCCCGCTCAATGACGGCAAGGAATGTGCTTTTACTGTATTTGAAAATGGTATAGCAACCTGTGCCATTGAAAAAGCATGGAACAATGGTATAGTTGATTTCCGTAAACCTATATCGTGCCACCTTTACCCAATTAGGGTAAAAGAATACTCAACCTTTACTGCAATCAACTACCATCAGTGGGATGTTTGCGCTCCCGCACGTGAGTTGGGTGAGCAAATAGACCTGCCTGTTTACAGGTTCCTTAAGGATGCTATAATCCGCGCTTACGGTAAAGAGTTTTATGGCCAGCTTGAGGACGCTGCAAAATTGTTATCTTTACGAACAGAATAG